The sequence CTGTGTAAACCAATCCGGATGGATATAAAGTAAATAGTACATGTGGAATAATCTCCTTGCGTACAAACCAGAAAAAAAATACTCATAAAGAGCAGACGTCATataacctctgcacaagctttgtgcaagcaaatcaggatgaacactcaATAAACAGGAACCTCTTAAAAAACAGATTCAATGTGCTTATGGAAGATAGATGTATTgatagctattagccatgatggttatctGAGCATCCAAGATAACCATAGACTTCATGACATCTTTGTGAGGTTCCAGAAATATATCTAGCTAGCCATGTCTGAAAGTAAAATGCTGGACTGGCTTGACCTTGGTTTCATCCAGCAAGGGCAGTGATGCAGCTGGGCAATTTTAGGCTCTGGGCTGGACGGTCTTATGGGGGGgggctctttagatggtaatgagTACTCACTTCAAGAAGCAGCAAGCCAGCCCTGTTGCATTTggaggccctcctgctcattctgctgactgGGGTGCTGGagatctgccccaaagtcctcccCTGATGGCGCCACTGAGCAAAAGAATCCTTATATTTGTTTGAATTGAGGGGGCTGCTATTTCCTGATATCCTGTTTTACAAATGTACAACTCAGAGATTTCTTCTAGACTGATGCTTTTATGACCAAGTGCAGGATCATAATCAAAGAAGGTATTTCACTCATTCAGTGCATGTGTATCTTGGAGAGCACTTGCAACCTGCAACCCTAAGCATGTGGAAGTAAATCCCTTAGATATCAAtagaatttatttctgagtaaaggtGAAGAGTTATCCACTTAAAATGAAGCCAAACCATGTGGTTCAAACAGAATCCTTTTTATCTAGATCTGGTGCAAGACTCTTCACCAACTATGGTCGGGGGAGCAGTTCCCaccttccccttcttccttttccGTCTCCCGatgcttccttctcttcctcagctgcttccattgttgttgttacctTCGTGCTGCACCTCCCTCCCACTTACTTTTTTTGTTTGTGTCTCCCACCACAGCAGTCACCTTCCCCAGAATTCATGGCTTTAAGAAAGCACCCACACATCCAACTCTTTCTCAGAGCGAGGCAGGATGGAGGAGGATGTTGCCATCCATGTGAGACTTCTGCAGACATGGGCTCATAATGAGGAAAGTGAGCACTAGCCCATGGGGAGGCAATTCATAGTCACCCCACCCCTACCACTGAGGATGGTTGTCTCAATTTGCCTCATGACAGAGCTGGTCAGGTGACTATTCGGTCTAGATCCAGATTCAGAAGGCTAAATATAGCCACACTGTCTTCTTGAACTGTTTCCAGGCTTCCACGCTCTCCTGACCACCACCCCTCAACCTGACGTCTGCATTTTGTCACCAGACAGAATACATGATAAGTTAGACAATAAACACAGTTGTTATATAGATGTTCCTTTTCTCAATATTCCTAAAGTTATATTGTTTGAAATATTGAGGAAAGGACCTGTTCAATGGATGTCTTCCATCAGTTTCTTTCAAGGATGTATCTTGATCAAGATCCATTGGCTACAATGGATCTGCAAATGCAAATAGATTTTCTGTGATCAAATTATTTCATTGGTTCTTTCATTAAAGCATTCCTTGAtaccagctagggttgccagatgtctggttttcacACAGAGAgggtttttggggtcctctctgggtttcccggtgagtcagcttaatctccagactctcagctttcattttttaaaaaataagtttctaggtggtctggttcaaaagatatacaccaaaacgtcacacacaccccacaacttcagtgaaatgatctcttagctggctgctctaaccccgccctttcaggtttgtagccaataagtgaagtcagggttgtgattgacaagggatttctgggtctccaggcagtacctagactgcatTGCAATGGTAGAAAACTTTCAAATCAACAGGAAAAAGCAAcaattttctacctttgcaatgcagtctttgcagtctcataaactgagtaagtaatatatatacctttcagcagtaccaaaagtctttttttctgttgtgtgtaagtcaaacaagtttaaattttcctgggctgttgaagagggcaatgttttgaaaaccttcccaatgtgaaACTTTAATCCaaaacttgcttttctgggagtaaaactgcaatgctaatcccacatacacagagtaaatcccactgaattcaataggacttacttttgagtagacatggttaggattgtgctgtaaattgatgggacttttgagtgaacatagcaaagaattgtgtttgtgttgtaactctcctcctcctccaatcctacttTTTAAATCAATTAGGCAGGGATTACataagtatcactgcttttattatgtgggaaactaatactgatgttattttttttaaaaaaaaatgttctgcaatgaccaactggttttgacaataaactattatatggggtctatgtatttttacatcttgtgtgtgtgtggtcttcccaacagccctgtgaggtaggattggcaattggaaaccaaagcaactcagaataaaaaataaatccctttaaaatccattaaccataaaaagtataaacattggcatgattctgaattttgggttgggtgagtgttccttatcacttcaggctgcagttctgtacacgcttccctgtttgagtaagtctcattgaatacattgggacttgcttctgggtaaacaatcataggattgcactataaatatccttATAGGTTGTgtcaataataaacatatttgacagacatgcttatataaatatttcttcatcctaTGTCcagataagtatttgatttcacactatggttgtaaattattatttcctctacattttaagtgtatccttcttccttggggtggtcatggttcccctctgctgttttcagcctgagggcacattagactgagagatgagtagcccatggttacccagtaaattttatagctcatttcaatttaaaaaaaataattaaaacggtttacatgcaggcaaagtttaaagcacatccaacttgcatttaaagtgcatgacttcccctaaagaatcctgggaagtgttgtttccccctcacaattattgTTCCcgctacccttaacaaactacagttcccatgattctgtagtgggattcatgtgcttcaaacatatgtttaatgtgctttcaatgaattatgtggatctgccctaggtatgctgtgcattcattagtgaattgaaaacaacaattttaaaagatacttttttaaacagggaaagggctgtagctcagtggcatggcatatgctttgcatgcaaaggtccaaaattcaacttctggaaaagactattgtctagaatcctggagagccaatgctagtccaactagatggtatcaaatggcctgagttggtataaggtagattcctttgttcctaaaagtggaaagagacctaagggccacagtgactccaaaatgtatttatgtattttatttacaacatttatatactgctttattgtaaaaaaatctctaagtggtttacagaaggaattaaaacaataaaattattgacaaaaacagttaaagacaggtatttaaaaacattcaaaataataaaaccaacaatgagttaaaaacagataagaaacacaatagcttctacctgcctgggtaggcttgcctaaacaaaaacgtttttagcagatgctgaaaagagtacaatgaaggtgtctgcctaatgtcaataggcagggagttccaaagtgtaggtgctgccacactaaaagactgatttcttacaagagcagaacaagtactatgtggcacctgtaacatggaaagcacagcttgaacttggcctggtagcaaattggcaaccagtgcagaggtattatgtgctgatagggtctcactcttgtcagcgatcgtgccacagtattctgcactaaccgCAGCCCCTGGTTCAGCTTGTGCtgatggggatttctgtgaccttggctgactggctgccaggatttgttttagttttggcttttggttaggaatcctgactggctgtgggatgatgagttttctgcattactcataggaattttgttgtggttggcatggtattgcatttaggaaatcatcactgtcttttgtttttctttttctgtttgcatttattttacCTTTAACGtcactcctttacagccatagaagcaacaacagtggttccatgagctcagctcaatccccttaaacctactgatgatgcaccttgttggttgcataatggtttgtttcttgcctaatagtgggAAAAGAGATTTCACATACCAGGAAGTGTGGCTACCACTGTTGCTGTTCCTAagttgctgtctgtgaaggtagatcaaaacatgtgtgttttctctctgtcaattattactcactggaattgtgttggctgtcaacaCAAATTCACAAAGTGAATTTATagaagcccacaaggtagacaaaaaagggtagagaatcttcttactcttactcgtttctcagacctctttcagaagtgaagggtcaaatctgtaaagaagtttggagcagccatgttaaaaggtaggggcagggcattccaagcagggggttgccaaccctgcttggatatggacatctttgcagaggatccctagacaagctttaccaacagtacaattgaaaccatatctactcagaagtaagtcctattgagttctatggggcttggtaagtgtgtttagaactgcagccttcaggggcatccatcttttctcctaagtgctcctatctaacatctccacaacactaggctcctttcttcctacaatagccttctggtgactggcctgatggcacttaaacccttcttgtgagaagcaagtaggctacaggttaaatgttccctacccaggctctatcttttagctaagatttctatcttaatttccaatcagagaaatgtttttgtttgaattgtactccaagcaactgcggttgatgcttaaggtatcatgcttaatgtcacaggggtgggccctagtgatgtcatcacTAAGACTtgtccccgtgacatcacttgggcccacctcattacatcactagggccctcctgtgaaatctcagggtttgggatgcttctgacctggcaaccctagtatcatCTGGTGTGTTTCTTAAAGTCCAGGAAGCAATGAGGGTTTTTTTGTATCATTATTTTATTGTAGACAATcaatttttataattttatatttttacaaatttaccCTTTTGCACCATAACATTCAATTTGTGCATCAATAAAGAAGTATGGATTGACTAGGTTAGTGCTATTTTCAGAAGCTGAACTTCTTATTTATCTTAGTTTGCTGATGGCTAATTCTGAGgctcaacttttaaaaaaagttttggaaATTATTAACATTATTCAGAATGTGGTTCTTAATTTTGATCCCAGATTTGCCATCTTAGTTATTTTGCTTTCATATGCAGTACATTTTTTTCTGGTGAAGCAGCAATCTTATAAAATGTTGCAAATATTTCcacagaggtttgtgctttgtaGTTCTTAGTTTACTAGCATCTTCCATGACTTTATAAGAATTTGCATTATACTGATCCAATTTTACCGACTGAACTTTGAGAAGTATCTCAATGTAAAGCTATCTATTGCATTGGCCATTTCAAACTTCTGAATCTGAGAACTTTCTCAGTCATCACATGCTCCAACTGTCCCTACTGAGTACTAATTATAGCCTCTATTTTCTGGGGCCTGCCTCTGGTAAAAcactctcccaattttgtattatttttgtcTTTGGGGAAGAGGTTGGAGgatgcctttttaaaatgtttgctagTATGCATGTACTAAATATTTTCCCATTTCAGCCCTTCTTAGATCTCTAGCTAAAACTCTGAAGGGATGAGAGGGAATGCAGATACTTCTTGACCCTATGTAGTGAATGTGTGCGTAAACACAAATTGTTTCTACCCTGTCACCATACCTGCCTAGCCTTATAGTATATTTTGCTGAACATAGGTCTGGGTTGCAGTTGTTCTGTAATAATTATAAGTAGAACCATTCTGAAATTAAACGTTCTATTAAATATCCTTACCTTTTAGCATAAACTGTCCAGTAGGGAAAGGGGAGCCTCATATACTGATTTTTGGTCTGCAAGAACAGGGATGCTAAAGATATACAACAATGTGCTTGATGTCATGTGTGAAATGTTGGAGGGCATGTGTTATCATCATCTCCTCAATCCCAAAAGCTTGAGTGTTTAGGTTGTTGTGGGTCCCTAATGCTTTGACAGAGCTCCATACTTCATTATCTTCATTAATGTTCCACTTGCAGAGTCTTATGATTCACATAAAACATTCCCATTCTCTGACACAAGAGAGACTTGGAGCTATCACTGCTTGAACAATGCTCCAAGTTACATCACCATGTACACTAGCCTGGAGCCATGAGAGTGCGATTATGTTAACAAGAAAAGTTGGCCTATATGcaaggtagccaacctggtgcctctcCAACTCCCATTAACTCCTAGGCAGCATAGCcagaggtcagggatgatgagtcccacaacttctggagggccacaggttccccaccctcgtCTTTGCCCCTGCCCCCAAGAGGAGATCCTCAGTTCAGAAAAACCTTGATGCATATTTTTGAAGAAGATACCCTACTCAGAACTCATTCTTTTTGATCTGGCTCAAAAATGCAATTTCTGCCACAGACCTTAGTAAAGAGGATGACACAGATCACACAGTGTGCTTTAAGTAGAAAATCAGATTGCCTGATTTTTAAAGCAAATCGGCTCAATAAATGAATGTTCAGATCAGCCCATGATCTAGCCAGGAATTTACTCAGGATAATACACTTTTGTTTTTTCTCTGATTGCATATGCCCGATGAAGAAAGAATGAAAATGTTGGACAAATATTTGAAACAGGTAAGCTTGAGTCAAAGGAAGATGCAACTTCTGAGTGCATTTTGTCTCTCATACTTCATTGATACCCTCCCTATCATTCCTGCCCAACTCTCTGTACATACAGACTACAGAGTCTATGTAGATTGGGCAGGGTGCTTGATAGTTCATGCCCACAACAGCTCCTAGAATCTGTCTCTTTACAACTGCATCAACCAGTTCAACCCTCTCCAAAGTCAGCTTCCAAGAAGCCTACGCTATATACCCAAGAACACGTGACAGACATTCTGGGTATgtcaaaaaacagaacaaaatctcAAGCGCTCGTTTTTGTATGTGCATTCCTCATGAGATTTTAAAGAAGAGGATATAGCAGCTATGATCCTGCACAGTCCGTGTTTCACATATAGTATGAAGAAAGTTTAAAGAAAAAGTGTCAAAGCTGCACCATTCTTGTCAGTCCCCAGCCTTCTAGTCTAGGTCATCAGCCAGATGTTATGGAAACCACCTGCTagctccgccgccgccgccgcccagcCCTTTCAGTCTTTTAGTCATAGCCTTGAGGGCTGGAATTGTTCTTCAAAGGCCTCCTCACCAGTCACATTCTCATAAGCAGGAGGTGGTGTGAGGGGCTCCAGCCGCTCTATTCGCTCTTCAACCCCTTTGAGTTCATGGTTATCCGAGACAAATCGCTGCAGTCTTGGGGGTAGCACCAACCTAAGACGCAACTTTGGGTGTATATCTGCCTCCGAGGCTCGCCGTGTACCTGGTGCTACTGAGACACTGAATGCCTCCACCACAGTCTCTCCATGGGCAGAAGGCTCAATAACCACACTGTATGGAGGGGGCTCCACTTGGGTTGTTCCCTGACCAGATGTGATGGTCCAGATTGTTGGTGCTGACAGGTAGCCAGTAGTCACCACCTCCTCATATGCTGGTGCTTCATAGGCTGCATTGTTTCTGTTAGTAAAAAGATAGGAGTTGGGGTTAAAAACAACAACGTATGATTGTAACAGCTTCCTACTTCTATGGGGGAGGATTATTAATGTGTGCTGCTGAGCAATAAACAAGGCATTGTTTCAACCATATTCAAGCAATGGGATTCTGCCACCTGGTCTCCCACAATCACACTTAATTCAATCCACCTCCTGATAGAGACGCTGCTGAATTCTGCCCCCAAGTGAAGATCCACCCAGATCTGCTCATTTCAGCTGGTGGGAActgccactaaaataatggatGCTCACtagaatttggtgctcctgcagTGGATTCTTCAGCTGTCCTAGGCAACACTGGACATGCACAGAAGCATCTGCCCCATTGCTTTGGATGCAGCGACATGATGCATCATGTGATGTGCCAGTGGCCTCAACACATGGCAAGTGAGACCTTAGCGCAGAAAATAGATGGCCTGGGGATGCAAGGGATACCCTTCTTGATTAAAGGCAGAAAATAAGTACCCAATGAATGAATTCTAGGCCTCACTGGGGATATATGGAGACACTCAGCACTTTCTAATTCCACAATATTCCTCTTTGCATTTGCAGGACTATAACGATGTTAGGAGGCagataattcccccccccaataaatctATGGTATTTGTCACTTCATTTCAGTTTTTCAATGAGGAGACAAACTATGGCTCAGTAGTCTCACAGCAAAATGGGTTGGGTGGAAAATGACAGAGGAAGAAGCATGAATATTCTCCGGGTAACCCAAATAAACCTTGTGCAGTTCACTTGAAAGGgttattttgttgctgctactGTTCCTTATTAAACTTTTCCAGCCTTCCTTCTGTTTTTAGATTCATCTGGAGACACAATATTTGAGATGCCTATCGCACTTGATTTTCACCGATTTACAgagtgatcctatgcatgttctaCAGTATTCAATGATGCTTACTCTAAAATAAGTGTGTATAGGGTTGTAGGGTGTCATCCTGCCAAAGAAAAGCATCTTTAACTTCTGTTCATTCCAGTGGCAAATTTGAAACATGTTTACATCTTCTTGCTAAAATCAATGAATCTTAAAAGATGCTTGGCTGAATTATGCTTTTTGATAGAATCCAAGGACAtttccaggctgtcactattttggaGTGGGATGCAATAATATATTGGCAAATTTTGCACAGCTATAGTTGACTGgagtttttgtgataaggaaagtgacaagaAAATGCATGGAAAGTGTGCAATACCCCTtgtgatgcaacatcatctaccCTTCCTGCAAACCagttagaatgaatgctcattaaacagccaaCGTTGGCTAATCTTTCTGCTAATAaagatgaatgcttaataaacaggttgtctggaagtgccctcatAGGCTATTTTCAATAATTTAGGCTTAATTTAAGGGCCCATATATCTGATGATTTAGTTTGTTAATTTATATAGCACCTAAAATCTAGATATTAATTGGAAATAATTTATTTAGGAAACTGAATTGCAGCATGTTAGAAAAAGAGGGAAGGACCTTTATTATTTTGCAGATCACACACTGGTAACCATATAAGCAAATTGGACTACCCGCAAATataacatttttgttgtttttgtgctGTGATCTGATTGTTTACAAAATAATTGTACTTTTATTCTCAGTATCTTGGATAAAAAGGTTCCTGTTATACATGCCAATTAGCTTATAGGAAGCAATTAGCATATATGCAACATGCACATGTAGTTGGTTTTTTAAGGTCAAATCTGGATTATTTTAATGGCTGATTTACACCTGCATTTCTAAGGTAATGAGGTGTCATGACCTCAGTTTCACAACGGAGGTCTCCGCCTGAAATGGACCCCACATAAATCATGAAGCTAGCACATTTTCACAAGGGGAACATTTCCAATATATGTCTCTGCACATAAAATTGAGGTGATAAAGCCATTGCCCGAGGacttttgtcataaaaaatacacGTTAGTGGGACATTAGGATTCAGTAAAAATGGCCAATACAAAGACAAAACTGGATAGATTTTCAGCTTCTTCAAAACAGAATGGGAAAAGGCTGGATCTAACGGCTGATCTACACAACGAGCAGATCACACGGTACACGAGTTCCTGAAGAGGGGAGAGCTTGCACATTTGGATACACTCCTACACATGGAAACAATTCCTCTCAGGAGTGGCATGTGCGGTGAGGCAGAGCCGCACATTTCTGCTCTTTTCCAGGACTGGGATGGGCAGAGCATGGTGTCTGGGCACCTCCGCATGGTAGTCCTGCAGGTATGCATAATCTGAACCTTGCCACTGCTCTACCTCCATCCTGGTAAGAAGCAGCAACCGCATGTCAGGGAAAAGGCTAGGCCAGAACCCTCTCTCTCTTACCTCTGGCTTTCTAAGAGGTGGTTCAGATGCaatgtcaaaccatggcttacatGACTTTAACAAGAAGCCAGGAGCAGTTTTGTTTATACGATCACGCAATCCTCTAGTGAGAATATTTCATACAATGCGTTATTGGATTCACTGCCCGACACTGAAGTGATAGCCAGTAGTTTAGGGGGTTTAAAACCTACATGCAAATTAAAGGAGAATGGACCAATTACAAGTTATTAgacatgcagcctttcccaatctcgGGGTCCCTAGAAATGCTGATCATTGACCgaataaactattattattattattggggtcCCCAGATGCTACTGgtctacaatccccatcattcctcaccattggccatgctggctggggctgatggcagttgtagtccagcaacatctgtggacccaaaggttgggaaaggctgcattacagCTAAATCAAATCTCTAGCCATTATAGCTAAATGATTCAGAGGCAATAAAGCTCAGAATTCTAGGTGCTGGGGACAAAAAACAAGGATGGACTGTTGCCTTCATGTTGCTTGCAAGCATCCCAGAATTATTGGTGCCACTTTTGCAATCAGAAGATGGGACAAGATAAGCTCTTGATCCACTCTAGCCATGCTCTTCCCGTGATCTACCATATGATCTGCTGTTAGTACAGACTTCCTCTAAAGCACCTATGGCTTAGGGTCAATATCtgtgaaggagagggaaaaacaGTGCAGTTGCTTACCCTGCCTGACTTTGTCTCTCTGGGTCAGCTTGATTTTCCGCCGCTGAATTCTGATGCTTCAGGCATTGCTCCGCTGCCACGCTAATGAGGTAGCCAACCAAACAGGTACCCCCCACTGCAAGGAAGAAAAATCCAACAGGGTTGACTTCAGCTGAGATGGCCAGCATGGTTACTCCAATGAGAATGGTGGCGGTGAAGAGCACCAGTAAGGTTTGACGGAGGCTCTTCCAGCGTGACTCTGACAACATGGCTAAGTGAACAGTAATGGCAGGCAACAGGAAAAGGCTGGGCAGCTGCAAGAATGAGCATCTGTGAAAGAGATGAAATGCAGTGATGCTGATGAAGTGACACAGGCACATGCCACTCAAGCAAGCAACAAGTGCCCTAAATGACATGGGCAAGCCAAGTATCAAGTATGACATGAACACAAATTGTATCCAGATGATTATTCCAATGAAGTAACGGTGGTTTTCCCCCATGTAGCACTACTAGAGCACTAGCCCTGATCCAGGATAAATATACAACATAATGAAGAaatagggcaggagtggggaaccttaggcttgGAGCTCAAATGCGGCcccccagacctctctatctggccctcaggaggaCTCTCCCAGGCTACATCTTTCCCCGaagccacacctctcaccagccctgtttTGTGTCCTCCTATAGTACTTTTGTCTGGTTGGATTGTGTCCTTGTACTGTGATAATTCCTCTTGCTTGCTCGAtggaaaagagtgtgtgtgtgtgagagagtgtgagagagtgtgtgtgtgtgtgtgtgtgtgtgtgtgtgagagagagagagagagagagagagagagaggagggcccCCCTGAAAAGATGCCCACCATCAACTCAATTTTCATTATGTTTTTCTTTCTGGATCTTAGGCTATTCCTACCTGTCCTTGATGTTGTACTGAT is a genomic window of Rhineura floridana isolate rRhiFlo1 chromosome 1, rRhiFlo1.hap2, whole genome shotgun sequence containing:
- the TMEM139 gene encoding transmembrane protein 139, producing the protein MLSESRWKSLRQTLLVLFTATILIGVTMLAISAEVNPVGFFFLAVGGTCLVGYLISVAAEQCLKHQNSAAENQADPERQSQAGNNAAYEAPAYEEVVTTGYLSAPTIWTITSGQGTTQVEPPPYSVVIEPSAHGETVVEAFSVSVAPGTRRASEADIHPKLRLRLVLPPRLQRFVSDNHELKGVEERIERLEPLTPPPAYENVTGEEAFEEQFQPSRL